A genomic window from Gemmatimonadales bacterium includes:
- a CDS encoding amino acid permease: protein MSLWATKSIAVLRAEADAEGEGTLKKTLTATNLITLGIGAIIGAGIFVLTGLAAARNAGPAVPLSFVAAGIACGFAGLCYAEMASAVPVAGSAYTYSYATMGEFMAWIIGWDLVLEYAMGASTVGVGWSGYFVSLLQNFGIDLPKSLTSAPYRWCETTEVATGAAGCVVKGLNPTGAIVNVPAVVIVAIMSIVLVIGIRESAKVNNWIVALKLGVIALFIVAGVFYINPANWHPFIPPNTGEFGHFGISGIFRGAGLIFFAYIGFDAVSTAAQEAKNPQRDMPVGILGSLGICTLLYIVVSAILTGIMPYTMLDVSHPVGFAVDNTPGLSWMAWIINLGAVLGLASVILVMLLGQSRVFYSMSRDGLLPAWVARIHPRFRTPYLTQIFVGIFAGFFAGVFPIQLLGELVNIGTLLAFVLVCGGIIILRRTRPDLNRPFRTPWVPLVPILGILSCLGLMATLPVDTWIRLFVWMIIGLVIYFAYGRRHSTLHTGEDKQKFAA from the coding sequence ATGAGTCTCTGGGCCACGAAGTCGATCGCCGTGCTCCGGGCCGAAGCGGATGCCGAGGGCGAAGGCACGCTCAAGAAAACCCTCACGGCAACCAACCTCATCACCCTCGGCATCGGTGCCATCATCGGCGCCGGCATCTTCGTGCTCACGGGCCTCGCCGCCGCGCGGAATGCGGGTCCTGCCGTACCGCTCTCCTTTGTTGCGGCCGGCATCGCCTGCGGGTTCGCCGGCCTCTGCTATGCCGAGATGGCGAGCGCGGTGCCGGTGGCGGGGAGCGCGTATACCTACTCCTACGCCACCATGGGCGAGTTCATGGCGTGGATCATCGGGTGGGACCTCGTGCTCGAGTACGCCATGGGCGCCTCCACCGTGGGCGTCGGCTGGTCGGGCTACTTCGTGAGCCTGCTGCAGAACTTCGGCATCGACCTGCCGAAGTCGCTCACCTCGGCGCCGTACCGATGGTGCGAGACGACGGAGGTGGCCACGGGCGCCGCGGGATGCGTGGTGAAGGGACTCAATCCGACGGGAGCGATCGTCAACGTCCCCGCCGTCGTCATCGTCGCCATCATGTCGATCGTGCTGGTGATCGGCATCCGCGAATCCGCCAAGGTCAACAACTGGATCGTGGCGCTCAAGCTCGGGGTCATCGCGCTTTTCATCGTGGCCGGCGTCTTCTACATCAATCCGGCCAACTGGCACCCGTTCATTCCGCCCAACACCGGCGAGTTCGGCCACTTCGGTATCTCCGGCATCTTCCGCGGCGCCGGCTTGATTTTCTTCGCGTACATCGGATTCGACGCGGTGAGCACCGCCGCGCAGGAGGCCAAGAACCCGCAGCGCGACATGCCCGTCGGCATCCTGGGCTCGCTCGGCATCTGCACGCTGCTCTACATCGTGGTCTCCGCCATCCTCACCGGCATCATGCCGTACACCATGCTCGACGTGTCGCACCCCGTGGGCTTTGCGGTGGACAACACGCCGGGCCTCTCCTGGATGGCGTGGATCATCAACCTGGGTGCCGTTCTCGGCCTCGCGTCGGTGATCCTGGTGATGCTGCTCGGCCAGTCGCGGGTGTTCTACTCGATGTCGCGCGACGGGCTCCTGCCCGCGTGGGTGGCGCGCATCCATCCGCGGTTCCGGACACCGTACCTCACCCAGATCTTCGTCGGCATCTTCGCCGGGTTCTTTGCGGGCGTGTTCCCCATCCAGCTCCTGGGCGAGCTGGTGAACATCGGGACGCTGCTTGCCTTCGTGCTGGTCTGTGGCGGCATCATCATCCTCCGGCGCACCCGGCCCGACCTCAACCGGCCGTTCCGCACCCCGTGGGTGCCGCTGGTGCCGATCCTTGGCATCCTTTCGTGCCTTGGCCTCATGGCGACGCTGCCGGTCGATACCTGGATCCGGCTCTTCGTCTGGATGATCATCGGGCTCGTCATCTACTTCGCCTACGGGCGCCGGCACAGCACGCTGCACACCGGGGAGGACAAGCAGAAGTTCGCGGCGTAG
- a CDS encoding bifunctional oligoribonuclease/PAP phosphatase NrnA produces the protein MSLALPADRAAAATAFASLLAPGLRACLTTHVNPDGDGLGSEAGLAHLLRARGLVVSVTNPTPTPPRYRFLFDDLPGVDHTADAVKEIRRADLVIVLDISDVGRLGMLSDAVRTRGVPVGCIDHHVSPGSLPDGPRYVDPGAAATGELVYEIAVANGWPLTRAAAHGLYIAVLTDTGGFRFSNTRPRTLRVAADLLETGLDPENIYLEVYARAPEGRPRLFAEALQTLVVEPEIGLAWVTVPPGAIERLGVSSDDLDGVVEFPRSIEGVRMALLFREVSQGRIKVSLRSVGDVDVAAFARPFGGGGHTKAAGLALAGSMAGVQHTILEAARAYLGPNGKR, from the coding sequence ATGTCGCTCGCCCTCCCGGCCGACAGGGCCGCCGCCGCCACCGCGTTCGCCAGCCTGCTGGCGCCCGGCCTGCGCGCCTGCCTCACGACCCACGTGAACCCGGACGGCGACGGGCTCGGCAGCGAGGCGGGGCTCGCGCACCTGCTCCGGGCGCGCGGGCTCGTCGTTTCCGTGACGAATCCCACCCCCACGCCGCCGCGCTATCGATTTCTGTTCGATGACCTCCCGGGAGTTGACCACACCGCCGACGCGGTGAAGGAAATTCGCCGCGCCGATCTCGTCATCGTGCTCGACATTTCCGACGTGGGCCGCCTCGGCATGCTGTCGGACGCGGTGCGTACGCGCGGGGTGCCGGTCGGCTGCATCGACCACCACGTGAGCCCCGGCTCCTTGCCGGATGGCCCGCGCTATGTCGATCCCGGCGCCGCCGCCACCGGGGAGCTGGTTTACGAGATCGCGGTCGCCAATGGCTGGCCGCTCACCCGCGCCGCCGCGCACGGGCTCTACATCGCCGTGCTCACCGACACCGGCGGGTTCCGGTTCAGCAACACCCGGCCGCGTACGCTTCGCGTCGCCGCCGATCTGCTCGAGACCGGTCTCGACCCCGAAAACATCTATCTCGAGGTGTACGCCCGCGCGCCGGAAGGGCGCCCGCGGCTCTTTGCCGAAGCGCTCCAGACGCTCGTGGTGGAGCCCGAGATCGGGCTCGCGTGGGTCACCGTGCCGCCCGGCGCCATCGAGCGGCTCGGCGTCTCTTCCGATGACCTCGACGGCGTGGTCGAATTCCCCCGCTCGATCGAAGGCGTGCGGATGGCGCTCCTCTTTCGCGAGGTGTCGCAGGGTCGGATCAAGGTGTCGCTCCGGTCGGTGGGAGACGTCGACGTGGCGGCCTTTGCGCGCCCCTTCGGCGGCGGGGGACACACCAAGGCCGCGGGCCTGGCACTCGCCGGCTCGATGGCCGGCGTGCAGCACACGATCCTCGAGGCCGCGCGTGCCTATCTTGGACCGAACGGGAAGCGTTGA
- a CDS encoding NifU family protein, with product MIGLTAMDTIERIERTLDTLRPYIASHRGNVEVVDFDEHDGRLLLRLGGTCHGCAASSVTLRQGIELRLRELVPEVKHVESV from the coding sequence TTGATCGGGCTGACCGCGATGGACACGATCGAACGCATAGAGCGCACGCTGGACACGCTGCGTCCCTACATCGCCTCTCACCGGGGCAATGTGGAGGTCGTCGATTTTGACGAGCACGACGGGCGCCTCCTGCTCCGCCTCGGCGGCACCTGCCACGGCTGCGCCGCGTCGTCGGTGACGCTGCGCCAGGGCATCGAGCTGCGCCTGCGCGAGCTGGTGCCTGAAGTGAAGCACGTCGAATCGGTGTAG
- a CDS encoding Mrp/NBP35 family ATP-binding protein produces MADSLEAQVTSALARIRNPRLDADLLSGGMIRDLAVTSDGKVSFTFLLSREDPATLVREARAAVSSVEGVRRDDVKISVVDPSGPAKATHGPPGAVPATPPAAPQAPEQPNLGRVIAISSGKGGVGKSTVAANLALALAASGQAVGLMDADIYGPNIPRMFGVFERPRMIGPRIQPIEASGVKLMSLGFLVERDAPAIWRGPIIMKVVQQFLRDVEWGQLDWLIVDLPPGTGDAQLSLVQATHVSGAVIVTTPQEMAVGDALRGARMFERVGVPVFGVVENMSAYTDPDTGQRIDLFSSGGGERLATELGVPLLGHVPLQPRLAEHADAGRPIVVAEPESAAARSLKQIAEGLQQKVGGRSFALPILRG; encoded by the coding sequence GTGGCCGATTCGCTCGAAGCCCAGGTCACCTCCGCGCTGGCCCGCATCCGGAATCCCCGGCTCGACGCCGATCTCCTCTCCGGCGGCATGATCCGCGACCTCGCCGTCACTTCCGACGGCAAGGTTTCCTTCACATTTCTGCTCTCGCGTGAAGACCCCGCCACGCTGGTGCGCGAGGCGCGCGCGGCCGTTTCGAGTGTGGAGGGCGTGCGCCGCGACGATGTGAAGATCAGCGTGGTCGACCCGAGCGGTCCCGCAAAGGCGACGCACGGCCCGCCCGGCGCGGTGCCGGCCACACCGCCCGCCGCGCCGCAGGCGCCCGAGCAGCCGAACCTGGGCCGCGTGATCGCGATCTCGTCGGGCAAGGGCGGGGTGGGGAAGTCGACCGTCGCCGCCAATCTCGCGCTGGCGCTCGCCGCGAGCGGGCAGGCGGTGGGGCTCATGGACGCGGATATCTACGGTCCCAACATCCCGCGCATGTTCGGCGTCTTCGAGCGCCCCCGCATGATCGGGCCGCGCATCCAGCCGATCGAGGCCTCCGGCGTCAAGCTCATGTCGCTCGGCTTCCTTGTCGAGCGCGATGCGCCGGCCATCTGGCGCGGGCCGATCATCATGAAGGTGGTGCAGCAGTTCTTGCGCGACGTCGAGTGGGGCCAGCTCGACTGGTTAATCGTCGATCTGCCGCCCGGCACCGGCGACGCGCAGCTCTCGCTCGTCCAGGCGACCCACGTCTCGGGCGCCGTGATCGTGACGACCCCCCAGGAGATGGCCGTGGGCGACGCGCTCCGCGGCGCCCGGATGTTCGAGCGCGTGGGCGTGCCGGTCTTCGGCGTGGTGGAGAACATGAGCGCGTACACCGATCCCGACACCGGCCAGCGGATCGACCTCTTCTCCTCCGGCGGCGGCGAGCGGCTCGCCACCGAGCTCGGCGTGCCGCTCCTGGGCCATGTGCCGCTGCAGCCGCGGCTCGCGGAGCACGCCGATGCCGGCCGGCCGATCGTCGTGGCCGAGCCGGAGAGCGCCGCCGCGCGGAGCCTCAAGCAGATCGCGGAGGGCTTGCAGCAGAAGGTCGGCGGCCGATCGTTCGCGCTGCCGATCCTCCGAGGGTAG